ATTTTAACTACATCTGGTATAGCTTCAAACAATTCTATTAATTTAGTAAATCCATAATCTGATACACGACACTGATGACCAAAGTGATGATGATAAGATGGcacaaatttattaaataacattttacaTTGAGGAACATGTCTCAATAATTCTACAACCTagtaacaaaattttataaatgtttcttttatattatattaataattaaatgtattttaccTCAAATGCAAATTGTTTTGtacgttctatttcttctgCAGTTTGTTCACGTTTGGGGATAGCTATCATTTTATCGCCTCCATTAATTGTAGTCATAACAACTGTATTCTCTGATACTTCACTAAGAATATCTTCAATTTCACATACGCCATAATCAACAATATCCCATGGCTTAGCTGAATtcagatataatttattagacatatttttcattttgctattatatattaatttataaaattgtcatttcatatttttttttacttgccTATTACTCTGCTATAAACATTTGGAAATTCTGAAAGTGTCACTTGTTTACTAGCTTTTGATTTTAACACTCTTAGTAAATCTGATGTAAAACGACGTACTTGAGCACGATGAGAAAGTGTTACTACTCGTTTATTTCCCTCTCCCATTACctgaattaatatttactaattaggaaatgcatatatgtacaaatTAACAACaactacaaattttatttcaatatacttGAACAGTATGTGTAAGTGCTTCtaataaatcgattaatttggTGAATCCATAATCAGCCACTCTACATTGTCTTCCAAAATGGTGATGATAAGCTggaataaatcgattaaatggTAGTTGGCAGTGTGGAGCAGTTTTTAGAAGGTCTACTAATTCACGACTAAATAAAGCCAATTGATTTGCCAATGGAGGGCTAACACATTTATTTTCTGAAAAGAATGTGTACGAAAATGTACATTTAGTATTTTTTTACACTTACAGAGtagtatatattacatttataattaagattaattaatattatagtaagtTTACCTTCATGGCTTTCATCATGATCTTTATCTAAAGCCCAACTAAGGTATTTGACACTTCCAATACCTTGCTTTAATTGAACAAATGATAGACATGATACTAAATGTTCTAAAGGTACACCATTTTCTATCATCTTTAAATGTTCTTTAAATTCAGCTGCATAACAATTTGGCAAACTAAAACATGGTAGGAATATCTGATTTAAAGAAtgcattattaaataatagtaaaattgtAAGATTCATTAAATTAACATTCTGTCATAAACATGTATTTAaaactataattttatttgcgATGATTagacaagaaaataataagaaaaagtattaaataaagataatatatttatatgtctctacttcatattttataatttatagtaCAAACaataaagtattaataaaagaattccTTTTTTGTACAAAACTATaacaaattttgtattttttttttgaaacgaaaagaatgaaaagtgtAAAAATGTTCCTTCATTATATAGTACATTTCAGAATAGAAAAGCAATTAAGTCTAAAATCACTGTTGGAATCATCAAAAATTAAGTACAGTAATATTTCAATCACGTTATAAGAAATCATATTATACCAATACCGCGTTATATGGAGATCTATCATATGTATTTAACAgttttaaatgtttatatattagtaCATTACTCGCTGTTCATGCTTGATTCTctattgaaatagaaaaaacaatacaaatcaaacttaaaataaaatatacctGGGTAGTGGCAAACTTCCATTGTGCATAGTTAATAATTGCTGTATACGTGGGGCAAGTAATTTTAGAGAAACATTAACATTTGGTAAAGATGCCATTTCTTGCTCAGCCCAACCTTTATCAGACCATGGTTTTGATGTATGTTTAATACAATATGGTAATTCTACATATCCTtcctaaatatattaaaaaacaaacttTTATACATCTATAAAACTTCTCAATATAtgcaataaattatataaatataatatatcagtataaaaaatatcgctTTATTGTATAATCAAAACTCAACAATGTTAGGAGCAAAAGCTCTActaaacattgaaaatattcaaactcGGCTATATGTTTAACatcatttatgaaaataagaaaaacaattaaattaattaatataaacataaattatataacttaCTTGAGTTGGAGTACTGAAACATGGAGATGGTGTATTTCTATGATCTGGATTAAGAGATACCATTCTTCCACTAGCATCTTCAGTAACAATACATacatctttcattttatacaaTTCAGAAATACTAATAGATATCATAAAACGACTTTCATACATTTCTCGAAATTTAAAAAGTGGTAATTTATGACCTGGTACTTCTTGCAAAAGCATTACAATTTGTGCACGTATGAGTTGAGGATTTGGACCTCCAGTATGAGCATACGATATTAGTATACGCTTATATCCAATTTTACGACGATGTAATTGAGAAATTGCATATTGTGCATCTGGCAAAGAAGCTACTTTGACACTAGCTGCATAGTTACCATCAGACTGCATAAAAATAGATACATGCAAAacctataaaataatttttattagagaaaattgttataaaacaaaaataatttctttaaaataatttagctGATGATTTACTGTTACGTGCTCCATGAAAATAGATGAAAGAATATGCTTCATTTCCTTTGGGTCAATGTTTTGATCTAAATTGCTTACTTGTAATTCAATAGGTGTATAACTTCCATTAGATGTACCATTTCCATTACGATTTATTGgatgaaaaaatttctaacaaaatattaatatattttctcaatatatatgtgtgcgtgtgtattatatactatttagtattaaaagtattatatgtgtatatattttacatattatacgtaatataaataatatattgtatattataaaactcacttctacttcttcattttctgCATCATTTTGATGATATGGAGAGAAATGATTATTTTGTTGATTTATAACACGTATCATAGTACCTTCATATGGTGATGGTGTTCTGGTATTACGTATGAATACGGAATGTTGGTTCTACacaaaattatgatattagatataatgaaacaatatttatatttataaaattaatattttaattttctatatacttGTCCATTCCATTGATTATTTCGTTCATGTATCTGAGATTCATACATAGGAGATGGACTACGGCGTTTGAAGGTATTTGTTTGAGAATGAACTATGTaacaaggaaataaaaagtaataattattggtatagaataataatatttttattgtattgtGTTCTCTTGAAAACATAATTtgaaatgttatataattGTGTCCTACCTGCCCATTCTGAAgcatgaatgaatgaattgtGAGCTCCTCTGATAGGTCTAAGACATTCTGGTGTTCTTGATATTGTACCATTAGCAGCATTATTATCCCGAGCCTGCGGGGCATGTATTCGTTTGCTTGatagttttgttttttccaccttaaaatgttatttattgttaaatgtTATTCTATGTTACaagatatttgtttttataaaaatactacATTTAacgaaaagatttaaaaatgtacCTTATATTGGTCTTCCCATAAATGACTAAATTGCTGAGAACCAGCAACTTGCCAAATCAATGGTGATTGAACTCTAGTTAGTTCATTATAAGTTCTGTTAAATGTTACATCACTATTTGATGAATATGGTCTAGCAACAATAATTGGTGGTTGTTGAATCATtctaaaaatatgatataattaataattcatagataaaataatattatataattattatattactatatcaTAGTTCAGATAAGATCAAAGCTTCTAAAGCTCACAGCCCAAATCGacaaggataaaataaaatcgacttGTGACTCCAAGGCTCTTTCTCGGAATATCATCattaaatatgatttaattatttatattatttatattatttatataaatatgatttaataaatattatagaataaataagacATACCCTGAAGAAATACTAACAGGAGCACAGGGTACTCCTGCCCAAGTAGTATATGGTCCTATCACAGGCGATGATGATTGATAATGTGGAACTTGAAGGGTTCGTGCACCCGCTATTGAAGCACTTGCACTATACATTTGCCTAGAAGAGTTAGCTATAATTTCTGATTCACTTATAGCACGATTTCGAGTTATGGAATTTCCTACAGtcaagatatatttaattaaaaattttatattatatataataatatattatttaaaattatactaatatataatatcctctctgtaattttaatttgaatccaagaaacatataaatatatatatatatatatatatatatatatatgtactatttaaaaatttgtcttaaaaaagattttattatatacactatacagttaagaagaaatattcaaattacatgattataaattaaagacCTGAACGTAAAGGaatttatgtaaaagaaaactattgtcaaaataaaaacaaaaatttataattatataccttgacttttattgttactgtttcCTGTTTCCTTGTGAAATCTTACAGAAATCTTTGAGTCAAAAACATATTCTCCATCCATACGTTTCTGAGCCCTACAGAAAAGGTCACATTGTCATAAGATACAGTCAGCTGATAGAAATTACATGGCAATTTTATTTGTACATGACCTTGTAAAGTAACagtaaaatatacaaatacacctacttttaaattatttaaaggaTCAAGAAAGTATAGTAAGTACATCTTATTATACAAAATCTatactaatatttttaattaattttcgataatcAATGTTCACAGAACAGTATATATCTTTAACAGAGCTCAACTTAccttataataaattaaaatcatcaGATTAAACTAAGGAATAtacaaaagtaaaagtaaataatatcaatgcaTTACTTAAAATAactaattttgaaatattacctAACTAGCTGTACTTTAACTAATCGAATGCAAAGTATAaccaaaacaaaatttatatatcaactATTTGGAATAATACTACAGTCGTTACATTGTTTGCTACAATTCAAATACTTCCTTACTTGTGTCCTTGCCTCTACTCTGCCAGTGCTGTTCAATGTAtatatgacattttttttaaatataaaatgatccaATCACAAAGAAAGGAATTTAAAGGCggtttatttaaatttgaagtaataaaatattgaggCAAGATAGTTTAAATTCTTAGTACATTTAAAACTTATAATTAAAGGATAGAAATTAACAAAtgcttgaaaattattaaacatgtACCTTCTTGCAGAAGTTTCTGAAGAAAAACGCACAATAGCAGTTTTAAATTGGATTCCTATTACTCGACCACCGCAATTATCAGACAATTTTTGAAGTCGTCGTTTAATAACTACAACATCCTTATCTTCAGGAAGATTATTGACTATGAGATCATAATATTCGTTAAtctgaaaaagatatattacaatatatgcAAACATtacaacaaaaatttttaatgaaagttATTAATTCTAAAAGAATCTAATTACTGGTTATATTtcgagaatatataatatcaatttatataattacaaggtataataatatattataaataatacattagaaaagaaaatatttcataatgcaCGATACATTAGGATGTACctgataaatacatatttaaatacatatagaaCTGATCTACAAAacagattaagaaaaaataaattatcatttgttagcatattttaatatgtaaatacatgtaAATATTACAGTATTACAAAatgcataataaaataactgaattgattattatgaaaaatatttatgatttgctgatattataacttattgtgattatctaatattataactTGCATGTTCATGTATTTAAGATGATTTcaattaaatgttaatttgtttaaaacaaaaatttttaaattaataaaagtaaatttacCTTTAATAAAGGTCTAGATGGCAATGGTTCCATAAGATCCATAAAATCATAATGTTCATTAGCACATAGTATCAATGCTTCTGAGGTACTTTTATTATGAAGAAGTATcacatgaattttttttctgtatcgTAAATCACTAAGATCAGCAGCAAAATCAATATCTcctgatattaaaattattgctGCTGGACTACCATGAATATCAGCAAATCTTCTGATAGACTGTTTAAGTTTTTCATCGGCAGCATTTTTACATGTCGCAGCAACATGTATTAAATTaacctaataataaaaaagagtgtaaaaatatttaacataaaaatgattatttatcttaacaaaaaatttataattattatctatctctttaatTTAAGCTAGTTTTATCTATTAATCTATTACCACTATATTACCTGTGCATCATTTAATTCTTGCATTACttgattactttctttttgaaCATCGCAAACAACAATAAATTCTGCTTCTCGGTAACCActaaaaaatttatctctaATCACTTGCGTAACTGCCATAGCAGATCTTCCTTTTGGAACCTACAGAAGgcacatataataaaaatgtttggtATAAACCATATGGTCTTATAAAATCaacaataaatgaataaatatttccataatacattatagtgtattatattataaaaaaatataatatataataaaataaatgtgtgTAATAATTTTGAACTAACATGACAATTTTCAATATCCCAAAATACTCCAATTGGTGGCAAATATGTGGGTAAAGTTGGTAAATTAACAGAATTATCATGATGAAGAAAGGAGCAGTCATATCTATAATGACCGAATAATGGAGATACAGAAGTCTTAGATTCTATTTTAGAAGCATTGTCATTATCAGAACCAGTATCATATGTCATCAGATTTGCATGAATATCGCTTGTTTTAAGAGATGAAATTTTTTGTGCAGATAATAACtgcaataatttttcatttaagtCTTTCATCTAGTCTTAGATATCGAAGATAAAAGTTTACAAATCCTTATCCTGGCATGTGCTTTCAAAATTCATAAGTATTCTTTCAGAATATATACTgcaacatattaaaaatagacttaataaaaaattttcctataatattactgtaataaatatttcaaaattattggtatatttaatatttgctTTACAAAGTATAAAGTATAAGCAATGATCTTTGAACATATAGTATTATGTTAAAACTTATTGTAAAAATACTTTatctttcaaatttaatttatataattacctttatattagatatcaatgaaattaccttatgttattacaatttttatcaaaagtaatatctaatagataattaataatatattgcattataatttaattgtatacaataatattagaatatgtatgtataaacaatgaagaaacaagtaaaaaatataaaagattactGCTTGTACTAAGAAATGTTttctatatatagaaatttaaaaaaaaattataaattataagttATTTTACACGAAGgtatatagtaaaaatatttgaaaaatcttattatcTAGAAATATCTGTAGTTACCTAAGAAATCAGCccattattttgtatatttctatTCATTACGTAGAAATAGTTATACGTAACTTTGCCTCGacgttttaatatacatacagagCATggaagaataaagtatattaaaagaaCAGTAACAGATCTTTTAAAAAGCCATAACCAGAATTCGCACATGAAGAATAGTAGTGTATGCaagtaaatatttctcttactTGATCCGTATATTCCGTTTTCGttatacttctttttattgCTACCACTACTATACAATGCACAACACGAAACGTTTACTTCGATAAAAGTGTGTATAGCTAACGTGCATatacaaaagataaagagCGCAACGAGGTAAGCAGAAAACGAATGCATCGATTTCTTTGTGAATATAGCTTAAgctatttaatatcttttctctaTGGTTAAAAAATCtcatcgatttattattttgtattacacTAAAActaaaagtttatataaatttttagaaGTATAAAGTTCgagataagaatattatatttatttaaatatttgagggtatattcgtaaataataaatttatttagaaataatattgatgcaacaaatttatatcatttaactaattttattaaatttgataaagtAAATACGAATCATCATTAACTAGTGTGGATAGTGTTTTATAATTGCAAATTGTATATAATCTCTATAATTAAACATTGCTGTCTATTTGTAAAACATTTAAGGTatagtatttttaattataaaaacatgtctatatttatattcgtatacaataaaagaaattaattcttgAGAAATGGTTCTTGATTGGGTAATTCTCATATATTTCCATTAGTACTGACCaatcaaaattttacaaaactatattacaattttttagaTTTTCAGAATCAATGCGAAGATGCATATAGTTATGTACACACAGCCACACACACATAACACACATTAGAAAAAGCTGACgagtaatttgaattttgacAGTGATAGAATaagttccttttaaaaaataattctacacTATGTTGAAACCAAAAGCTCTTACGCAAGTTTTGAGTCAGGCGAATACGGGTGGAGTTGAAAATACTTTGTAAGtagtaaattaaatatttaacttaGTACAAACTTTGTCATGTTTGTTAACCTATATacaatatcattaaattattataatatatatttatacatatatttatacaagtaaaatgaataaaatatatattatattgttaaattatacTTTTGTATCTTATAGTCAATtatagtaaattttatttcgttatgtattaaataataatacataataaataaaattacaggTTACTCAACAGAGATGGTGGTTTATTAGCTTATAGTGGCTATGGAGATAAAGATGCTAGAATAACTGCTGCAATTACAAGTAACATTTGGTCAGCTTAtgaaaagaatggaagaaatgcatttaaagaagataaattacAATTTGTTTTGATGGATTGCGTGGTAATCATATAATTtgtgtaaaattatttcatgcaAAATAGACAACTTTTTAAAGTAATACTTTGAATATTTGtcttaaaaatcaaatatattgtAGTCCATAATtcttaatagatataaataggATTTTATAAGGTATTAAAAcctacaatataataataataaattaaaactttCTCTTGAtagttgattattttttattagcaAACTaagcattaaatattttataattatctcatacatgtttatatttatcatatcaaATTTCAAATGCAAATTATAAAAGCATTATAATTttagattataattaaaaattcataaatatctaattttaGGAAGGCAAAGTGGTGATTACAGAAGtagcaaatttattattatgtttgtaTGCTAAAGAGAATGTGGGATTTGGattattaagagaaaaagcaCAAGCACTTGCTAAATATCTTGATCAACCATTGAAAACAATTGCTAATATGCCttaaataagattttatatgtaatatgaaaattataattttaaatactattataataagagcatgataataatgttcatatttgtatacatatttaaatatttataatttgtattatatgtgtatataagcatatataataataaataagtttttatattttaatattttttgtacttaatgattattatgatttattattggtaaaatattattcataaatacttatacaatatttatatgaaaataaaggtCTTAGATGTgcgattaaatataaataaattttattataagatttttacttaatttaaataataaaagatacaaaTAATTAGGATTGTGATTTATTAtgaaagtttatttattttataaataatataatataacaaaaaatagaatttaatgaaattatatttatatatttgaacaaaaattaaatgtttataatgtctttattgtaatattaaagcGTAACAgttattttttgaaatgacgtttaataaatataatcttttcaataataataatttacagaGAATTGcattaatgtataataattattgcatCTGAAGTTACTATACTATTTTATAAACTAAAGTTACTGTGAAATGAcatttaactttattaatcgaaattttttttgtttatattaacaataaatgtgcaaataatgatcataaaatGGCATTACTTGTGACAttacatgcatgcatgtattataaagatataaaagatttatgtattttaatttttataagtatTAACCAATCAATTATGTATACTTATTcagtgattattttttttcttattaattaattcttaatcaactatattgttaaaaatgtGTGTTTACATTAGTTTGTTTACTTGTGCATTATTTGgataactataaatatataatcgtgTATAAGGTATcatttaaatacaaattattaaataatgttttatattatagataaaatgtAAACATAGATCCTTTTTGATGTAAAGGTATTTTAAAgtgaattttgaaaataatatcaaaaatataaattttaacctaattttcatattaaaataataaattccaaatattttaacaataatatgaatgtatccttatatatagttactatagaatttataaattcttctattattcatttttatttatatcttcaatattcatatcttttaaagcaaaatatgaatatttcctaagttatgtaattatttattaaatatataaattataaatttattttaatcggaatatttcatacatacataatttcAAAAAGGCTATAATTTTGTGACATAGTACATACTATCAAATTATatgtgaaatatttcaaatatatattatgtaaataaaatataatatcttctACAAATTTAATGAGATTCAATTTATTACTAGCTCAAATTTGCCATAAGAAAATTAAGTTGAAacataaattcatttatttctgtttattatattttttatgctattactttttcttacatttcttataaatagtagtattaaagggttatttttattattattattattattattattattattattatatatatatatatatatatatatatatatataccaccctcatattaaaaattaaatattaaatttatattcagttcagaatttcatttataaacgcataaattcttttacaggttgagaattatataaatttataaatattaacattaactaAACTAATGAGATATATTCAATTAAGGAAGAAATTGTTATATTGGttgaaatatacataaaaattggattaataataatgattctaaagttattaacgaattattgttttacttcttaatatatttgtcACAAAAGTAATTGATATTgcaatcaataattttatcaaaagtattacaattatttaaagattttaagtTTCAAAGTTAATAAAcctattcttaataatatttttattacatttctttataaaataaaaacgtaattTACTGCTAGTGTCATTGATCtgttatatcgaaatattagattatacatatattagatTTCTCAATAAGTAATATGTTGGAATGTTCAGTAAAAAATACTGTATACAGTGttgtttatttagatataaaatactgGAAATTCCAACGTTACTTATTGACCAATTCAATacaatattgtattaattatatttagaataatatattttaggtacatatatatattttttttcttatttaatttctaaatatgcatatattgtCTAGGATGATTTTTTAATAGGCCTGGAACAATTGACAAACAATGTCTATTGCAAATTTTCTCAGTTTACTGTTACTgagaatcatatatatatgtgtatatgtacatatattgtaCGAGGTCACAAATTAATCGAAActtataaaaacgaaatatatatttcgctaattcattatcttcttaatgattttacttattattaaaaggacaaatatatatgtagctAAATATTCTACatcatcaataattattattttttatgattttataattttttgaatatttaccTGTTTTATAGCATAAGGCCCAACATTGTGATCTTAGAGAATAATGTAAcaagttattttctttaaaaattttttattgtttcaatACTAATATGTATCTGAAGACTATTTAACACGTTGATCCAGATACTGAAAGTTATAATGCTagctatataaatatcatgtaCATTATGTTTTGTAGCGGCAGTGCAAGGTAAGTAATTTAGAGAatctaataatacaattacaaataaaaagaaattttatacaaaaaatttgATACAAAAGAATAAGCTATGCACTACCacgtatatctatatctttgtagaaattttttatgaaaaagatGACTTGCATAAACACTATTGTCCGTAAACTAACTCAGTAAAGCTAAAACATAACTTTAGCTATTGTTAAATAACTTTGGTTATTAGTAACATGTTTGCCATTTTACCCCTAGTATGTCTCCTTTGAAAGGAAATCACtgtaatgtatttaaaaaaaaaagaatgatattctcttagaattgttaatttttataaaattgtaatatattgagTAAGTGAAATATCCTCCATGCAAGTAGTATCTTCCATTAcaacaaataaatgaaaatgtaaatatcttcattaataatgacagtGTAATAGTTTCCACTTTAAaagtttcatatataatattgctaaataataaatatctgtagaaaatataattaaaatttttacagttctgcatattatttttttgcaaCATTATAATCATGTAGAAATGAAACCTTACAAATGGAGACTATACaaatcttaaaaaataaactattAACTAAATAAACAGATACAGTCTTCATCTTCTTGCTGCACagttgatttaattaaaagaggCAAGAAGGAATAAGGGACGGATTTAGATTACATGCGAGATCCCTTCTGTTGTAAGACCTAAAATACAACCCcataattcaaatattttgattgttggaaataaacaaaattaaatgaaatgaacttatcaatatttatacaattttaaaatcattgatattttattgcattatttaaaatttctttttcatataaataatgtataatatattattattgttcagcCTCTgctatattgttgttatacagaattattttattg
The genomic region above belongs to Vespa crabro chromosome 2, iyVesCrab1.2, whole genome shotgun sequence and contains:
- the LOC124433234 gene encoding meiosis regulator and mRNA stability factor 1 isoform X1, coding for MKDLNEKLLQLLSAQKISSLKTSDIHANLMTYDTGSDNDNASKIESKTSVSPLFGHYRYDCSFLHHDNSVNLPTLPTYLPPIGVFWDIENCHVPKGRSAMAVTQVIRDKFFSGYREAEFIVVCDVQKESNQVMQELNDAQVNLIHVAATCKNAADEKLKQSIRRFADIHGSPAAIILISGDIDFAADLSDLRYRKKIHVILLHNKSTSEALILCANEHYDFMDLMEPLPSRPLLKINEYYDLIVNNLPEDKDVVVIKRRLQKLSDNCGGRVIGIQFKTAIVRFSSETSARRAQKRMDGEYVFDSKISVRFHKETGNSNNKSQGNSITRNRAISESEIIANSSRQMYSASASIAGARTLQVPHYQSSSPVIGPYTTWAGVPCAPVSISSGMIQQPPIIVARPYSSNSDVTFNRTYNELTRVQSPLIWQVAGSQQFSHLWEDQYKVEKTKLSSKRIHAPQARDNNAANGTISRTPECLRPIRGAHNSFIHASEWAVHSQTNTFKRRSPSPMYESQIHERNNQWNGQNQHSVFIRNTRTPSPYEGTMIRVINQQNNHFSPYHQNDAENEEVEKFFHPINRNGNGTSNGSYTPIELQVSNLDQNIDPKEMKHILSSIFMEHVTVLHVSIFMQSDGNYAASVKVASLPDAQYAISQLHRRKIGYKRILISYAHTGGPNPQLIRAQIVMLLQEVPGHKLPLFKFREMYESRFMISISISELYKMKDVCIVTEDASGRMVSLNPDHRNTPSPCFSTPTQEGYVELPYCIKHTSKPWSDKGWAEQEMASLPNVNVSLKLLAPRIQQLLTMHNGSLPLPSLPNCYAAEFKEHLKMIENGVPLEHLVSCLSFVQLKQGIGSVKYLSWALDKDHDESHEENKCVSPPLANQLALFSRELVDLLKTAPHCQLPFNRFIPAYHHHFGRQCRVADYGFTKLIDLLEALTHTVQVMGEGNKRVVTLSHRAQVRRFTSDLLRVLKSKASKQVTLSEFPNVYSRVIAKPWDIVDYGVCEIEDILSEVSENTVVMTTINGGDKMIAIPKREQTAEEIERTKQFAFEVVELLRHVPQCKMLFNKFVPSYHHHFGHQCRVSDYGFTKLIELFEAIPDVVKIEDGSNGERQISLTEKEGLRVLSEQISKLVAHTKSGLSVSNIVQNFLRQFGYALRPELFGCNSVLQLMQKLDDSVKIIDLATGPVIVAIDKSHLQQLALQCRRVLMDQPQYKTPVKEFRQQYSQYYSKTCNIEELKKDLSHVVQFTTINEENFIELTPLHCFACNLYRVMMSCGGQLNLSRFEAAYLAVNGSACRAAQYGFPTLTALLQALPCTVILKDTRKDKRKKKVIYLNKKLAAVGIALPVMYASGSSYHDTDSSNESFESDSSSRINASSNASTLEEHGKWITHVINGHNSWKQDEDNHFWTQDCEKHWKVLTYSEERSNNWPVFENNNGDFLKNLIHTPTIIQNDFPAPPPKPDSPPEVDIRTDNQWKSSVWIAPTKILYSQDERVTNVEVPPLTLPSWNQISEDDTLNLLSPTKNLLPAAANPLNPRTSPYFSTKHNLVVAPHPSELPLPSLSLTPKKNVPSESITVVQDCMGKQDVNSNNISEVNNTGNFGKENNVDNKKNEIHNTPTKPLFTGKRRLAAQFNQPLQS